A part of Desulfobacter sp. genomic DNA contains:
- a CDS encoding electron transfer flavoprotein subunit beta/FixA family protein produces the protein MEILVCIKRVPDAAENEFELNPAGNDINREDLVYSVNEWDNYAVEEAIQMVDDLGGRVTVVTVGDDDDEEILRREMAMGADNGVLLADDAFKGSDGQGLAAILKAEIGQGDYDLILTGAQADEGAGQVGGMLAAMLDLPYASLVNKIEILDGKTIRVGREIEGGSQEINEIQLPCVLSIQTGINDPRYVGIRGIRKVAKVDIPKKSAADLGLDPAGMGEAGAKTRRVDYFVPDAGGGAEMLEGSTEEIVETLIEKLKANGGL, from the coding sequence ATGGAAATTTTGGTCTGTATCAAGCGGGTCCCGGATGCGGCCGAGAATGAGTTTGAACTCAATCCGGCGGGAAACGATATCAACCGTGAAGACCTGGTCTATTCGGTGAACGAATGGGATAATTATGCCGTCGAAGAAGCCATTCAGATGGTTGATGATTTGGGCGGCAGGGTAACGGTGGTCACCGTGGGCGATGATGACGACGAGGAAATCCTGCGCCGGGAAATGGCCATGGGCGCCGACAACGGCGTGCTGCTGGCCGATGATGCATTTAAAGGATCCGACGGGCAGGGCCTGGCCGCCATCCTGAAAGCGGAAATCGGGCAGGGCGATTACGACCTCATCCTCACCGGCGCCCAGGCCGATGAAGGTGCCGGCCAGGTTGGCGGCATGCTGGCAGCCATGCTGGATCTGCCCTATGCCTCTCTGGTCAACAAAATTGAGATCCTTGATGGCAAAACCATCAGGGTCGGCCGGGAGATTGAAGGCGGCAGCCAGGAAATCAACGAAATCCAGCTCCCCTGCGTGCTGTCCATCCAGACCGGGATCAATGACCCCCGTTATGTGGGCATCCGGGGTATCCGCAAGGTGGCCAAGGTGGATATTCCCAAAAAATCGGCTGCTGACCTGGGCCTTGATCCGGCGGGCATGGGAGAGGCCGGCGCGAAAACCAGACGGGTGGATTATTTTGTGCCCGATGCCGGGGGCGGCGCTGAAATGCTGGAAGGATCCACCGAAGAGATTGTCGAAACGCTGATTGAAAAGCTCAAAGCCAATGGAGGGCTATGA
- a CDS encoding acyl-CoA dehydrogenase family protein, with translation MAILQSDQLEALRMEIREFAQKELAPFEQEVEASNQIPEHILARMREKGYFGLTIPKEYGGMGMGKTAFCTVEEELAKTHFAFMDIISLNNGLGSRSIVLDGSEEQKQKYLPKLASGEWISAFTLTEPNAGSDAASITTTAEKKGDVYILNGMKHFITNAPIADVFIVIAVTDPEKGPRGGISAFIVEKDFPGISIGNIHQSMGMQGSHKSEVIFKDTPVPACNLIGTEGRGLTVALKTVDEGRMGVAATSVGFATRLLDMAVDYAASKPFNDKPLARYQSIEWLLADMATELYAARTMLYKTAAKMDCKEDAQMEVAMCKLYGSEMVGRVVEKAMEIFGKDGCLFDNIVERILRDARILRIFEGTAEIHRIIIGRKLLAGQRPQ, from the coding sequence ATGGCCATTTTGCAATCAGATCAACTGGAAGCGCTCAGAATGGAAATCCGGGAATTCGCGCAAAAAGAATTGGCGCCGTTTGAGCAGGAGGTTGAAGCCAGCAATCAAATTCCCGAACATATTCTGGCCAGAATGAGGGAGAAAGGGTATTTCGGGCTGACCATCCCCAAGGAATACGGGGGGATGGGCATGGGTAAAACCGCCTTTTGCACGGTGGAAGAGGAGCTGGCCAAGACCCATTTTGCCTTCATGGACATCATCAGCCTCAATAACGGGCTGGGTTCCAGAAGCATCGTTCTGGACGGAAGCGAAGAACAAAAGCAAAAATACCTGCCCAAACTGGCCAGCGGGGAATGGATCTCCGCCTTTACCCTCACCGAGCCCAATGCCGGATCCGATGCCGCCAGCATCACCACCACCGCGGAAAAAAAGGGGGATGTCTACATTCTCAACGGGATGAAACATTTTATCACCAACGCCCCCATTGCCGACGTATTCATCGTCATTGCCGTCACCGACCCTGAAAAAGGCCCCAGGGGAGGGATTTCCGCCTTCATCGTTGAAAAGGATTTCCCGGGCATTTCCATTGGAAACATCCACCAGTCCATGGGCATGCAGGGCTCCCACAAAAGTGAGGTGATTTTCAAGGATACGCCGGTGCCCGCCTGCAACCTCATCGGTACCGAGGGGCGGGGGCTCACCGTGGCCCTGAAAACCGTTGACGAAGGGCGGATGGGGGTTGCCGCCACCTCGGTGGGCTTCGCCACAAGGCTGTTGGACATGGCGGTGGACTATGCCGCATCCAAGCCCTTCAACGACAAGCCCCTGGCAAGGTATCAGTCCATTGAATGGCTGCTGGCCGACATGGCCACGGAACTCTACGCCGCCAGGACCATGCTCTACAAAACCGCAGCCAAGATGGACTGCAAGGAAGATGCCCAGATGGAAGTCGCCATGTGCAAACTCTACGGTTCGGAAATGGTGGGCCGGGTGGTTGAAAAGGCCATGGAAATCTTCGGAAAGGACGGCTGCCTCTTTGACAACATTGTGGAGCGGATTCTGCGGGATGCCAGAATTTTACGGATTTTTGAAGGCACCGCGGAAATACACCGCATTATCATCGGACGTAAACTGCTCGCCGGCCAGCGGCCCCAATAA
- a CDS encoding acyl-CoA/acyl-ACP dehydrogenase, producing MTFQLTEEQTFIQKAARDFARGEFDDDQILDLIEKQQFPKKILKTACKLDLIGLTWPESAGGQECGAMESVLVTEELCRRDSAMGLALCFTDLGAEIVARFGTKDQIKALNIPLLKGKSVTAVICPELGQDPGPVRYRKEGDTLVLTGEAPVVVNAGIADFFLAVAHPEEGQGERLLLLFPKDLPGIQVSAPVKKLGMDMMTWNRVSFDSATLSTGAVISSNDTGKNPVHMLEHHLLLKTSAMFLGMAQGAFDLAIAYAREREQFRRKIAAFQGISQKIAGMYTRLREGRASLYAAARACDGKGMGLADLIAAQLSAQALAEYLTDEALQIHGGVGYMIEFPVEHFFRDVKCLRTLLGRRITRMDLISQRVIGRLN from the coding sequence ATGACATTCCAACTCACAGAAGAACAGACGTTTATCCAGAAAGCCGCACGGGATTTTGCCAGGGGTGAATTTGACGACGATCAGATCCTGGACCTCATCGAAAAACAGCAGTTTCCCAAAAAGATACTTAAAACCGCATGCAAACTGGACCTCATCGGCCTGACCTGGCCGGAATCGGCAGGGGGACAGGAATGCGGCGCCATGGAAAGTGTGCTGGTAACAGAGGAACTCTGCCGCAGGGACTCCGCCATGGGGCTGGCCCTCTGTTTTACCGACCTGGGCGCCGAGATTGTGGCCCGGTTCGGCACAAAGGACCAGATCAAGGCCCTCAACATCCCCCTGCTCAAGGGCAAGTCGGTCACCGCCGTGATCTGCCCGGAACTGGGCCAGGACCCGGGCCCGGTGCGTTACCGCAAGGAGGGGGATACCCTGGTGCTGACCGGGGAGGCACCTGTGGTGGTCAATGCGGGAATCGCCGATTTCTTTCTGGCGGTGGCCCACCCCGAAGAGGGCCAGGGAGAACGGCTGCTGCTCCTCTTCCCCAAAGATCTCCCCGGCATACAGGTTTCAGCCCCCGTCAAAAAGCTGGGAATGGACATGATGACCTGGAACAGGGTGAGCTTTGACTCCGCAACACTTTCAACCGGCGCCGTGATTTCCTCTAACGACACCGGAAAAAATCCGGTGCATATGCTTGAACATCATCTTTTGCTCAAAACCTCAGCCATGTTCCTGGGCATGGCCCAGGGCGCCTTTGACCTGGCCATTGCCTATGCCAGGGAGAGGGAGCAGTTTCGCCGGAAAATCGCCGCCTTCCAGGGAATCAGCCAGAAAATTGCAGGCATGTACACCCGGCTCCGGGAAGGTAGGGCGTCGCTGTATGCCGCTGCCCGGGCCTGTGACGGAAAAGGCATGGGGCTGGCGGATCTCATTGCGGCCCAGCTTTCAGCACAGGCCCTGGCCGAATACCTCACCGATGAGGCCCTACAGATCCACGGGGGGGTCGGGTATATGATCGAATTCCCAGTGGAGCATTTTTTCCGGGATGTGAAATGTTTGAGAACCCTGCTGGGCAGGCGCATCACCCGGATGGACCTGATCAGCCAGCGGGTGATTGGCCGGCTCAACTAA
- a CDS encoding MarR family transcriptional regulator has translation MSLYQKTGVLLFGTRLKRLSEKFFSDLSRIYTDQGIRFEASWFPVFYLLSSKGEVTISKIAKELEITHPGASQLVTSLKKKGFVQIAQDKEDKRFKKVILTDSGKEKLHEIRPVWQALLETMHKLPPIGGKPSRPLELLEELEQEMAQIDLVDLVETKLQFNRLLEKIQIIPYAPPYHDGLMSLALDWIAENPGTRNSDFDWINHTDEAVNKSQTHTIFLAVHMERTIGASVVAIEASAKTGRLTLILEKGQVSDHIIQVLLDRTCLELDRKGISEITADVDISSSNILKLFQKNNFKLKTIEKGDSASFARLSRTL, from the coding sequence ATGTCCCTTTATCAAAAAACAGGTGTGCTTCTCTTCGGCACACGGCTGAAGCGGTTGAGCGAGAAATTTTTTTCAGATCTTTCAAGAATCTATACCGACCAGGGCATTCGCTTCGAGGCCAGCTGGTTTCCTGTTTTCTACCTTCTGAGCAGCAAGGGAGAGGTGACCATTTCCAAAATTGCCAAGGAACTGGAGATTACCCACCCTGGGGCCAGCCAGCTCGTCACATCGCTCAAGAAAAAGGGCTTTGTGCAGATTGCCCAGGACAAGGAAGACAAGCGGTTTAAAAAAGTCATCCTCACCGATTCCGGAAAAGAAAAACTCCATGAAATCCGGCCGGTATGGCAGGCGCTTCTGGAAACCATGCATAAACTGCCGCCCATCGGCGGCAAACCCTCGAGGCCCCTTGAACTTCTGGAAGAGCTGGAACAGGAAATGGCCCAAATCGACCTTGTGGACCTTGTGGAAACCAAACTGCAGTTCAACAGGCTCCTGGAAAAAATCCAGATTATCCCCTATGCACCACCCTACCATGACGGACTCATGTCCCTGGCCCTTGACTGGATCGCAGAAAACCCCGGCACCCGCAACAGCGATTTTGACTGGATAAACCATACCGACGAGGCCGTAAATAAATCCCAGACCCATACGATCTTTTTGGCGGTTCATATGGAGAGAACCATCGGCGCCAGCGTGGTGGCCATTGAGGCCAGCGCTAAAACCGGCCGGTTGACATTAATACTTGAAAAAGGCCAGGTATCAGACCACATCATCCAGGTACTGCTGGATCGGACATGCCTTGAGCTGGACCGCAAAGGGATCTCTGAAATAACGGCGGATGTGGACATCTCCAGCTCGAACATCCTAAAATTATTCCAAAAAAATAATTTCAAGCTAAAGACCATCGAAAAAGGCGATTCAGCCTCCTTTGCCCGGCTTTCCAGGACCCTATAG
- the ftcD gene encoding glutamate formimidoyltransferase, producing the protein MKKIIECVPNFSEGRDRAVIEAIAEAIRNTEGVTLLDVDPGKSTHRTVYTFVGDEKTVIEGALAAARVAREKIDMRHHKGEHPRFGAMDVCPFIPVANVTMEECADISKTFARRAAQELNVPFYLYEEASDRAYRKKLPDVRKGEYEALEERLKDPEWAPDFGPCEFVPSWGATATGARMFLIAYNVNILGTANQAHRIALDLREAGRGENQPGRLKDVKGMGWFVDEYSMAQVTVNLNNYNVTPIHRLFEEVKKEAEALNIAVAGSEIVGIVPLASLMMAADYYIEKEGLFIYREEQKIRLAVERLGLNSVAPFNPNEKIIEYIVAEPPDEPLAAMSVRGFIQEIAARTSAPGGGSASAAMAAMGTGLAAMVAKLTQGVRKFEDREPQMQEAIPVLHDLTRSLIPMIDKDTSAFNDYMEGLRMPKNTEAEKAQRRARMQAGLKTAIQVPLNTMRLGDQAWDALIITAQHGNPASKSDVQVGAKALEAGIWGAFQNVLINMADIEDERFKSETLARAGAMETRAREKCAQVLAILDKI; encoded by the coding sequence ATGAAAAAAATTATCGAATGTGTCCCTAATTTCAGCGAAGGCCGTGACAGGGCGGTGATTGAAGCCATTGCCGAGGCCATCCGCAACACCGAAGGGGTCACCCTTCTTGACGTGGATCCCGGAAAATCCACCCACCGGACCGTCTACACCTTTGTCGGGGATGAGAAAACCGTCATCGAGGGGGCCCTGGCCGCCGCCCGGGTGGCCAGGGAAAAAATCGACATGCGGCACCACAAAGGGGAGCATCCCCGATTCGGCGCCATGGATGTCTGCCCCTTCATCCCGGTGGCCAATGTGACCATGGAAGAGTGCGCCGACATTTCCAAAACATTTGCCCGGCGGGCAGCCCAGGAGCTCAATGTCCCCTTTTATCTCTATGAAGAGGCCTCTGACAGAGCCTATCGAAAAAAACTGCCCGATGTCAGGAAAGGGGAATACGAGGCCCTGGAAGAGCGGCTGAAGGATCCTGAATGGGCCCCTGATTTCGGCCCCTGTGAATTTGTTCCGTCCTGGGGGGCCACGGCCACCGGCGCCCGGATGTTTCTCATTGCTTACAACGTCAACATCCTGGGCACCGCCAACCAGGCCCACAGGATCGCCCTGGACCTGAGGGAAGCCGGCCGGGGAGAAAACCAGCCGGGCCGGCTCAAGGATGTCAAAGGCATGGGCTGGTTTGTGGACGAATACAGCATGGCCCAGGTGACCGTGAATTTGAACAATTATAATGTCACCCCCATCCACCGGCTCTTTGAAGAGGTGAAAAAAGAGGCGGAGGCGCTGAACATTGCCGTTGCCGGATCTGAAATCGTGGGCATTGTCCCCCTGGCCTCCCTGATGATGGCGGCGGACTACTATATTGAAAAGGAAGGGCTGTTCATTTACCGGGAGGAACAGAAAATCCGGCTGGCCGTTGAGCGGCTGGGCCTCAATTCCGTGGCCCCCTTCAATCCCAACGAAAAAATCATCGAATACATCGTGGCCGAGCCCCCAGACGAACCGCTGGCCGCCATGAGCGTCAGGGGATTCATCCAAGAAATTGCGGCCCGGACATCGGCCCCCGGGGGCGGATCGGCTTCGGCGGCCATGGCGGCCATGGGCACCGGCCTTGCCGCCATGGTGGCCAAACTGACCCAGGGGGTCCGGAAGTTCGAGGACAGGGAACCCCAAATGCAGGAAGCGATTCCGGTCCTCCACGATCTCACCCGTTCCCTGATCCCCATGATCGACAAAGACACCTCGGCCTTTAACGACTATATGGAAGGCCTGCGCATGCCAAAAAACACGGAGGCGGAAAAGGCCCAACGCAGGGCCAGGATGCAGGCCGGGCTGAAGACCGCCATCCAGGTGCCCCTGAACACCATGCGCCTGGGGGACCAGGCCTGGGACGCGCTGATCATCACCGCCCAACACGGGAACCCGGCCTCCAAGTCCGATGTCCAGGTCGGCGCAAAGGCGCTGGAAGCGGGCATCTGGGGCGCCTTCCAAAACGTGTTAATCAACATGGCCGATATTGAGGACGAAAGGTTCAAATCCGAGACCCTGGCCCGGGCAGGGGCCATGGAAACAAGGGCCCGGGAAAAATGCGCCCAGGTCCTGGCCATTCTGGATAAAATTTAA
- a CDS encoding urocanate hydratase, whose protein sequence is MKNIDVSNAMTIRFQDIFTELPQMPEFEPGIRRAPKRPLHLTKDEIALALKNALRYLPEEWHEKMAPEFLDELMTFGRIYGYRFRPAGRIKGLPIDEYKGCCTEGKAFQVMIDNNLDFDIALYPYELVTYGETGQVCQNWMQYHVIRRYLENLTEDQTLVVESGHPLGLFKSSPASPRTIITNAMMVGLFNDQENWERAISLGVANYGQMTAGGWMYIGPQGIVHGTYGTLLNAARLELGVPEDGDLTGKLFVTSGLGGMSGAQGKAIEIANGVGIIAEVDESRIKTRFDQGWVSKVATTPAESFQLAKAAAEAKEALAIAFHGNVVDLLKYAVDHNIHIELLSDQTSCHVAHGGGYCPQGLTFEQRTGMLSDDPEGFAKKVDESLVRHYQLIKTLVDRGTYFFDYGNAFMRAVFDAGITEICKNGKNTMDGFIFPSYVEDIMGPLMFDYGYGPFRWVCLSGRQEDLLKTDQAAMACIDPDRRFQDRDNYIWIRDAHKNRLVVGTQARILYQDAMGRVNIALKFNDMVRKGEIGPVMLGRDHHDTGGTDSPFRETANIKDGSNIMADMAVQCFAGNCARGMSLVALHNGGGVGIGKAVNGGFGLVLDGSARIDAIIKRAMLWDVMGGVARRSWARNENSMETCVAFNEMFQGEAHVTIPYVADDQLVSTLVNERIK, encoded by the coding sequence ATGAAAAATATCGATGTTTCCAATGCAATGACCATCCGTTTCCAGGACATTTTTACCGAACTTCCCCAGATGCCCGAATTTGAGCCCGGTATCCGCAGGGCCCCCAAACGCCCCCTGCACCTGACCAAGGACGAAATCGCCCTTGCCCTTAAAAATGCCCTAAGGTATCTGCCCGAAGAATGGCATGAAAAAATGGCCCCGGAATTTCTGGACGAACTCATGACCTTCGGCCGGATCTACGGGTATAGGTTCAGGCCCGCAGGCCGGATCAAAGGCCTGCCCATTGATGAGTACAAGGGCTGCTGCACCGAGGGAAAAGCCTTCCAGGTCATGATCGACAATAACCTGGACTTTGACATCGCCCTCTATCCCTATGAACTGGTCACCTACGGGGAAACCGGACAGGTCTGCCAGAACTGGATGCAATACCATGTCATCAGACGGTACCTGGAAAACCTGACCGAAGACCAGACCCTGGTGGTGGAATCCGGCCATCCCCTGGGCCTGTTCAAGTCCTCCCCCGCCTCACCCAGGACCATCATCACCAACGCCATGATGGTGGGGCTGTTCAATGACCAGGAAAACTGGGAACGGGCCATCTCCCTCGGTGTGGCCAACTACGGACAGATGACCGCCGGCGGCTGGATGTACATCGGCCCCCAGGGCATTGTCCACGGCACCTACGGCACCCTTCTCAACGCGGCGCGGCTGGAACTGGGAGTGCCCGAGGACGGGGACCTGACCGGAAAACTCTTTGTGACCTCAGGACTGGGCGGCATGAGCGGCGCCCAGGGCAAAGCCATAGAGATCGCCAATGGGGTGGGCATTATCGCCGAAGTAGATGAGTCCAGGATCAAGACCCGGTTTGACCAGGGCTGGGTGAGCAAAGTGGCCACCACCCCGGCCGAAAGTTTCCAACTGGCAAAGGCGGCGGCTGAGGCCAAAGAGGCCCTGGCCATCGCCTTCCACGGCAATGTGGTAGACCTGCTGAAATATGCCGTGGACCATAACATCCACATTGAGCTGCTCTCGGACCAGACCTCCTGCCACGTGGCCCACGGCGGCGGATACTGCCCCCAGGGACTGACCTTTGAACAGCGGACCGGGATGCTCAGCGACGACCCGGAAGGATTCGCCAAAAAGGTGGATGAATCCCTGGTCCGCCATTACCAATTGATCAAGACCCTGGTGGACCGCGGCACCTATTTCTTTGACTACGGCAACGCCTTTATGCGCGCCGTCTTCGATGCCGGGATCACCGAAATCTGCAAAAACGGCAAAAACACCATGGACGGCTTCATCTTCCCCTCCTATGTGGAAGACATCATGGGACCGTTGATGTTCGACTACGGCTACGGCCCCTTCAGATGGGTCTGCCTCTCCGGCCGCCAGGAAGACCTGCTCAAAACCGACCAGGCCGCCATGGCATGCATCGATCCCGACCGCAGGTTCCAGGACCGGGACAATTATATCTGGATCCGTGATGCCCACAAGAACCGGCTGGTTGTCGGCACCCAGGCCAGAATCCTCTACCAGGACGCCATGGGGCGGGTGAACATTGCCCTGAAATTTAACGACATGGTCAGGAAAGGCGAGATCGGCCCCGTGATGCTGGGACGGGACCACCACGACACCGGCGGCACCGATTCCCCCTTCAGGGAAACCGCCAATATCAAGGACGGCTCCAACATCATGGCCGACATGGCGGTCCAGTGCTTTGCCGGCAACTGTGCCCGGGGCATGAGCCTTGTGGCCCTTCATAACGGCGGCGGGGTCGGCATCGGCAAGGCCGTCAACGGCGGCTTCGGCCTGGTCCTTGACGGCAGTGCCAGGATCGATGCCATCATCAAGCGGGCCATGCTCTGGGATGTGATGGGCGGGGTGGCCCGGCGCTCCTGGGCCAGAAATGAGAACTCCATGGAGACCTGCGTGGCCTTTAACGAGATGTTCCAGGGAGAGGCCCATGTGACCATTCCTTACGTTGCCGATGACCAACTGGTCTCCACCCTTGTTAACGAAAGGATCAAATAG
- a CDS encoding YjiH family protein produces the protein MEEALKKGETRARSVKGTAALKSIAGSLLGIILFFIPFSTASGESKIPLIMIIDFIKGSLGKGLEYLTLGVVLLLFSTWVLSRTTQIPMFKKYHEKDGILNGIFFGLAAVFSVMIVFKIGPEWLLHKDIGGLAFHIGCSVLLTVSFAGTLVMFLTEFGFLEFVGTLMAPLMRPVYRLPGRSAVDAVTSFVADPAVGIFITNKIYKNGYYTQRESASIATNFSICSLGFFALLTSIGGIMEYLPHVIITSFIVTFIIAAIVTRVPPLSTKRDVYIDGREQTDEMRKPVPLSKKIISEAAEIAVDKAAAAKPAMFSKGALDAVKFAQKIVGYVVSIATLALILAEYTPVFDWLGVPVSPILELLGLPDAKAIGSTVLVSITEIALPIIIASGAKVSTMSLFFVCTLSTVQVIFFTESANAMLEADIPLTVWELVAIFFIRTIVAVPLVAIAAHIIF, from the coding sequence ATGGAAGAAGCTTTAAAAAAAGGCGAGACCAGAGCCCGAAGCGTTAAAGGCACAGCTGCCCTGAAGTCCATTGCAGGAAGCCTGCTGGGAATTATTTTGTTTTTTATTCCCTTTTCCACTGCATCCGGGGAATCAAAAATTCCCTTGATCATGATCATTGATTTTATCAAGGGAAGTCTTGGAAAAGGACTGGAATACCTGACTTTAGGCGTGGTGCTGTTGCTCTTTTCCACCTGGGTGCTTTCCAGGACCACACAGATCCCCATGTTCAAGAAATACCACGAAAAGGACGGGATCTTAAACGGGATTTTCTTTGGCCTGGCCGCTGTTTTCAGTGTAATGATCGTCTTTAAAATCGGCCCGGAGTGGCTTCTCCATAAAGATATCGGGGGACTGGCCTTTCATATCGGGTGCAGTGTGCTGTTAACCGTCTCCTTTGCCGGCACCCTGGTGATGTTCTTGACGGAATTCGGTTTCCTGGAATTTGTCGGAACGCTGATGGCCCCCCTGATGAGACCCGTTTACCGGCTTCCCGGCCGGTCTGCCGTTGACGCGGTGACCTCTTTTGTCGCAGACCCCGCTGTGGGGATTTTCATCACCAACAAGATTTATAAAAACGGGTATTATACCCAGCGGGAATCGGCAAGCATTGCAACCAACTTCAGTATTTGCTCCCTCGGCTTTTTCGCGCTGTTAACCTCCATCGGCGGAATCATGGAATACCTTCCCCATGTCATCATCACCTCCTTTATCGTCACCTTCATCATAGCGGCCATCGTCACCCGGGTCCCCCCCCTGTCCACGAAAAGAGACGTGTACATCGACGGCCGGGAACAGACCGATGAGATGCGCAAACCCGTCCCCTTGAGCAAAAAAATAATCTCAGAAGCCGCTGAAATTGCCGTGGATAAAGCCGCTGCAGCAAAACCCGCGATGTTTTCCAAGGGGGCACTGGATGCGGTGAAATTCGCCCAGAAAATAGTGGGGTATGTGGTCTCAATCGCCACCCTGGCCCTGATCCTGGCTGAATATACGCCGGTATTTGACTGGCTGGGCGTCCCTGTCAGCCCCATACTTGAGCTTTTGGGGCTTCCCGATGCCAAGGCCATCGGCTCAACGGTTCTTGTGTCCATCACTGAAATTGCACTTCCCATAATTATCGCCTCGGGGGCAAAGGTCTCTACAATGAGCCTGTTTTTTGTCTGCACCCTGTCCACGGTCCAGGTCATCTTTTTCACAGAAAGTGCCAATGCCATGCTGGAAGCAGACATTCCGTTGACGGTGTGGGAACTTGTAGCGATTTTCTTTATCCGCACCATTGTGGCTGTTCCCCTGGTGGCCATTGCCGCACACATAATTTTTTAG
- a CDS encoding Lrp/AsnC family transcriptional regulator, with translation MLDLLQKDGRASNVTLAGKLNLSESPCWRRQKRLEEKGVIKGYHAHLDRKRLGFGVIAFVQISFSIHSDDSLVDFEQAIQDIPEVLFCHNISGESDYLLQVVSENLESYEKLSRNVIRRLPGVTSVKTSFSLKEIKNSTQLPIVDITQF, from the coding sequence ATGCTTGATTTGTTGCAAAAAGATGGAAGGGCATCTAATGTAACACTGGCTGGCAAGCTTAATTTAAGTGAAAGCCCCTGCTGGCGACGCCAGAAGCGCCTGGAGGAAAAAGGGGTTATTAAAGGATACCATGCCCACCTGGACCGCAAGCGCTTGGGTTTTGGCGTTATCGCATTTGTACAAATCAGCTTCTCCATACACAGTGATGACTCTTTAGTCGACTTTGAACAGGCGATTCAAGATATCCCCGAAGTCCTTTTCTGCCACAACATTTCGGGTGAGTCCGATTATCTGCTTCAAGTTGTTTCCGAAAACCTGGAATCCTATGAAAAATTATCGAGGAACGTTATTCGAAGACTACCGGGGGTGACTTCCGTTAAAACAAGTTTTTCATTAAAAGAAATAAAGAACTCAACCCAACTGCCCATAGTTGACATTACCCAATTTTAA
- a CDS encoding CoA transferase, whose translation MSALKGIKILDLTRVLSGPFCTAMLADMGAEVIKVEHPMGGDGAREPSAAVNGESLYFMSLNRGKKSITLNLKEKQGIKVLKSLIKKSDVIVENFRPGVMEKLGLSYPEVCEINSQIIYASISGFGQDSPMKHLPAFDLVAQAMGGIMSVNGQKGAPPTRVGVSLGDTSTALYTAFAIVTALFNREKTGKGQSIDVSMVDSIFSLLEMSLFSYLGDDRKILGRMGSRHPTSYPYDVFEAKDGYFTIATYDNTGFARLCEAMGKPDLMEDQRFLTDTIRGKNDTALKEIIHSWSTKLAVEEVVTVLEQARVPASPIYNIQQIAESDHIKAREMLVHVDHPVAGPTRLPAMPVKFSQTRATIQGPSPLLGEHTREVLKTELGFDDPSINELAANKII comes from the coding sequence ATGAGTGCATTAAAAGGTATCAAAATCCTGGATCTGACCCGGGTGCTGAGCGGCCCGTTCTGCACGGCCATGCTGGCGGATATGGGGGCAGAGGTCATCAAGGTGGAACATCCCATGGGCGGAGACGGGGCACGGGAACCCTCGGCGGCCGTCAACGGGGAGAGCCTCTACTTCATGTCCCTGAACCGGGGTAAAAAAAGCATCACCCTGAACCTCAAGGAAAAACAGGGCATCAAGGTGCTCAAATCCCTGATCAAAAAATCAGACGTTATCGTGGAAAATTTCCGCCCCGGTGTCATGGAAAAACTGGGCCTGTCATACCCTGAGGTTTGCGAGATCAATTCCCAGATCATCTACGCCTCCATTTCCGGGTTCGGCCAGGACAGCCCCATGAAGCATCTCCCCGCATTCGACCTGGTGGCCCAGGCCATGGGGGGCATCATGAGCGTCAACGGCCAGAAAGGGGCCCCACCCACCCGGGTGGGGGTCTCTCTGGGGGACACCTCCACGGCCCTGTACACGGCTTTTGCCATTGTCACCGCCCTGTTCAACAGGGAAAAAACCGGAAAGGGGCAGTCCATTGACGTCTCCATGGTGGATTCCATCTTCTCCCTGCTGGAGATGTCCCTGTTTTCCTATCTGGGGGATGACAGAAAAATACTGGGCCGCATGGGCTCCCGCCACCCCACCAGCTACCCCTATGACGTATTCGAGGCAAAAGACGGGTATTTCACCATTGCCACCTATGACAATACGGGATTCGCAAGGCTCTGCGAGGCCATGGGCAAGCCCGACCTCATGGAAGACCAGCGCTTTTTGACCGACACCATCAGGGGGAAAAACGATACGGCCCTCAAGGAAATTATCCATTCCTGGTCCACAAAGCTGGCCGTTGAAGAGGTGGTAACTGTTCTTGAACAGGCAAGGGTGCCCGCATCTCCCATCTACAATATCCAGCAGATTGCGGAAAGCGACCACATCAAAGCCAGGGAAATGCTGGTCCATGTGGATCACCCCGTGGCAGGCCCCACAAGACTGCCCGCCATGCCTGTTAAATTCTCCCAGACCAGGGCGACCATCCAGGGCCCTTCGCCCCTGCTGGGAGAGCATACCAGAGAGGTGTTGAAAACCGAGCTTGGATTTGACGATCCGTCCATCAACGAACTGGCAGCCAACAAGATCATCTAA